One Lycium barbarum isolate Lr01 chromosome 5, ASM1917538v2, whole genome shotgun sequence genomic window carries:
- the LOC132639278 gene encoding uncharacterized protein LOC132639278, protein MPIRDQTATELFKDGKISRNIMGKITVSDLAVGGEKKSSIYGLESEAKSYYGLNLRVACGSDASSSVPPSVSKSAPTENLEELVVRLIPILTDHMLLIFIKQARGVISTPSHKPNTPNDNLSVVTPIVPPPTTANVDEVDPSLSDDDCSLSSMH, encoded by the coding sequence GAAAGATATCTAGAAATATTATGGGAAAAATCACAGTCTCAGACCTAGCTGTGGGAGGAGAAAAGAAGAGCAGCATATATGGTCTTGAATCTGAAGCAAAAAGTTACTACGGCCTGAATCTTCGTGTCGCTTGTGGATCAGATGCTTCTTCATCAGTTCCACCTTCGGTTTCTAAATCAGCACCAACAGAAAATTTGGAGGAGTTAGTGGTGCGTTTGATTCCTATTCTTACTGATCATATGCTTCTGATATTTATTAAGCAGGCACGTGGAGTGATTTCTACACCATCGCATAAGCCAAATACTCCTAACGACAACTTATCGGTTGTGACACCTATAGTGCCTCCTCCTACTACTGCTAATGTTGACGAGGTTGATCCTTCACTTTCAGATGATGACTGTAGTCTTTCATCCATGCATTAG